Proteins encoded within one genomic window of Gallus gallus isolate bGalGal1 chromosome 1, bGalGal1.mat.broiler.GRCg7b, whole genome shotgun sequence:
- the XK gene encoding membrane transport protein XK precursor — MKFPGSVLISLVLFVAETATALCLSGAYRAAGDRMWQWLTLLFALLPCALVQLSLVFIHRDVSRDRPLVLLLHLLQLGPLVRCVEVFYIYFHAGRVEEPYVSITKKRQMPKDGYSEEVEKEVGQAEGKLCTHRSAFSRASVIQAFLGSAPQLTLQLYICVLQQEITAARSIFMVLSLLSIVYGALRCNILAIKIKYDDYDVSVKPAAYLCIFMWRSFEIATRVTVLVLFSSVLQIWTLPVVLVNFFGFFFYPWILFWQSKSPFPENIEKALSRVGTTIVLCLLTFLYAGINMFCWSAVQVKLNDPDLINKSQNWYRLTVYYMLRFIENAFLLLMWYIYRTDIYLYVCAPLLVLQLLIAYCMAILFMLVFYQFCHPCKKLFSSSITEGLLSSFTFCFVCKSPKSSTLTDKADLKSSENADESQSSNKTIDSPNGNPHQSVSSNA, encoded by the exons ATGAAATTCCCGGGCTCCGTCCTCATCTCCCTCGTCCTCTTCGTGGCCGAGACGGCGACCGCGTTGTGCCTGAGCGGCGCGTACCGGGCGGCGGGCGACCGCATGTGGCAGTGGCTGACGCTGCTCTTCGCCCTGCTGCCCTGCGCGCTGGTCCAGCTCAGCTTGGTCTTCATCCACCGCGACGTGAGCCGCGACCGAccgctggtgctgctgctgcacctgcTGCAATTGGGGCCGCTCGTCAG GTGTGTGGAAGTCTTCTACATTTACTTCCATGCCGGCAGAGTTGAAGAGCCCTATGTCAGCATCACGAAGAAGAGGCAGATGCCCAAGGATGGGTACTCAGAAGAAGTTGAGAAGGAAGTGGGCCAGGCTGAAGGCAAGCTGTGTACCCACAGGTCTGCGTTCAGCAGGGCCTCTGTGATCCAGGCATTCCTTGGCTCAGCGCCGCAGCTCACACTCCAGCTCTACATCTGCGTCCTGCAGCAGGAGATCACGGCTGCCAGAA GTATTTTTAtggtcctttctcttctttcaatTGTATACGGCGCCTTACGCTGCAACATCTTGGCTATTAAGATTAAGTACGATGATTATGATGTCAGTGTGAAACCAGCTGCCTACCTCTGCATATTCATGTGGAGAAGCTTCGAGATTGCTACACGCGTTACAGTGTTGGTCCTTTTCAGCTCAGTCCTTCAGATCTGGACTCTCCCTGTTGTGCTAGTgaatttctttggttttttcttttacccATGGATTCTCTTCTGGCAAAGCAAGTCCCCATTTCCTGAGAACATAGAGAAGGCATTGAGCAGGGTCGGCACTACCATTGTCTTGTGCCTTCTTACCTTCTTGTATGCAGGCATTAATATGTTCTGCTGGTCGGCAGTACAGGTGAAGCTCAATGATCCTGACTTAATTAACAAATCCCAAAATTGGTACCGATTGACTGTGTATTATATGCTGAGATTCATCGAGAATGCATTCCTCCTGCTGATGTGGTACATCTATAGAACTGATATCTACTTATATGTCTGTGCCCCATTGTTGGTCTTGCAGCTCCTGATAGCTTACTGTATGGCTATCCTCTTCATGTTGGTGTTCTACCAATTCTGCCACCCATGCAAGAAACTGTTCTCATCCAGCATTACCGAAGGTTTGTTGTCCTCTTTCAcgttctgctttgtttgcaaGTCTCCCAAATCCTCCACCCTGACAGACAAGGCGGATTTGAAATCATCTGAAAATGCTGACGAATCACAGAGCAGTAACAAGACAATAGATTCTCCAAATGGGAATCCTCATCAAAGTGTTTCTTCCAATGCTTAG